A section of the Flavobacterium sp. CG_23.5 genome encodes:
- a CDS encoding LytR/AlgR family response regulator transcription factor, whose protein sequence is MIQINAIIIYENKDTLTLLEKFVEENFMIMKIIGDATSANEGINLIKLKKPEVVFLDLSFNDDSFFEMLHQLEFNSPKLVFISEQEHHAVKAFKYNAIDFILKPIEFNNVILAIYKVIKIIQMERSFQDQKINNINILNEQNQSNEYIAVSSLDKIELIRMSEIIFCKADGKYTCFHLIDGKMIMSSRNLGEYSGILDNNYFFRIHHSYIINLRQIAKISKKDGYFCEFSNGIILPVAKRRQEEFNKFIKLKD, encoded by the coding sequence ATGATTCAAATCAATGCCATAATTATTTACGAGAATAAAGATACTTTAACACTTTTAGAAAAATTTGTTGAAGAAAACTTTATGATTATGAAAATAATTGGGGATGCGACTTCGGCAAATGAGGGAATAAACTTAATTAAATTAAAAAAACCGGAAGTTGTATTCCTAGACCTATCCTTCAACGACGATTCTTTTTTTGAAATGCTACATCAGTTAGAATTCAATAGTCCCAAATTGGTATTTATATCTGAACAGGAACATCATGCAGTCAAAGCATTCAAATACAATGCTATAGATTTTATATTAAAACCAATAGAATTCAATAACGTTATATTGGCAATTTATAAAGTGATTAAAATAATTCAAATGGAACGTAGTTTTCAGGATCAAAAAATCAACAACATCAATATTCTGAATGAGCAAAACCAGAGTAATGAATATATAGCCGTTTCATCATTAGATAAAATTGAATTGATTCGAATGTCCGAAATCATTTTTTGCAAAGCAGATGGAAAATATACGTGTTTTCATCTAATAGATGGTAAAATGATAATGTCAAGTAGAAATTTAGGAGAATACAGTGGGATTCTAGACAATAATTATTTTTTCAGAATTCATCATTCGTACATTATTAACCTTCGGCAGATTGCGAAAATCTCCAAAAAAGATGGGTACTTTTGTGAATTTTCAAACGGAATTATTTTGCCAGTAGCGAAAAGACGACAAGAGGAATTTAACAAATTTATAAAGCTGAAAGATTAG
- a CDS encoding response regulator, producing MTDIKSKFQRVMLIDDNTIDLYVTSAMIKKNNFGEIIDKYTSAKKALKFLKRNQDNFTELPQIIFVDIYMPRMSGFEFMVKYDKLSSDLKKHCKVYIISSSIDENDIKRANDDLNVVAFQVKTITKEFLNNIS from the coding sequence ATGACAGATATTAAATCAAAATTTCAAAGAGTGATGCTTATCGATGACAATACTATTGATCTGTATGTTACTTCCGCGATGATTAAAAAAAATAATTTTGGAGAGATTATTGACAAGTACACCTCTGCTAAAAAAGCGTTGAAGTTCTTAAAAAGAAATCAAGACAATTTTACAGAATTGCCACAAATAATTTTTGTAGATATCTATATGCCCCGAATGTCAGGATTTGAATTTATGGTAAAATACGATAAACTATCTTCTGATTTAAAAAAACATTGTAAAGTATATATTATTTCGTCTTCGATTGATGAAAACGATATTAAACGTGCCAACGATGATTTAAATGTTGTTGCATTTCAGGTCAAAACTATTACAAAAGAATTTTTGAATAACATTTCGTAA
- a CDS encoding response regulator translates to MIAELQPKFKKVMIIDDNLTDLYISSRIIIKNNFGKKVLEYSSGKEALKYLQENQENVQLLPKVIFIDIYMPGMSGFEFLEEYNKLSPTLKKYCKTFIISSTIDDYDIIRARTNQNVVFFHVKPITKEFLTRIIAD, encoded by the coding sequence ATGATAGCCGAATTACAACCAAAATTTAAAAAAGTGATGATCATTGATGACAACCTCACAGATCTCTATATTTCATCGCGCATCATTATTAAAAATAACTTTGGGAAAAAAGTTTTAGAATATTCCTCCGGAAAAGAAGCATTAAAATACCTTCAGGAAAATCAGGAAAATGTTCAATTACTACCAAAAGTAATTTTTATAGATATATATATGCCAGGAATGTCCGGATTTGAATTTTTGGAAGAATACAATAAACTTTCCCCCACTTTAAAAAAATACTGCAAGACATTCATTATATCATCAACTATCGATGATTATGATATTATACGCGCACGAACCAATCAAAACGTAGTTTTCTTTCATGTAAAACCAATTACAAAAGAATTCCTAACTCGTATTATTGCTGATTAG
- a CDS encoding Eco57I restriction-modification methylase domain-containing protein: MSLFQPSVLKKYLSQQSSDQVLKAYKKYIKYFHNTSIQENIRNSKEEQFQEGFMRELFVDILGYTLNPSPRFNLTTELKNIKGSKKVDGAILKDGNALAVIELKGTNTKDLESIRQQAFDYKANQTGCIYVITSNFEKLRLYINNAVDYEEFNLFTLTHVEFEIFYLCLAKDNILSNKPLSIKEASIVEEENITKKFYADYSLFKRELYRDLVKQNRNNVMLMELPEKTSKLMLFKKSQKLIDRFLFILFAEDRGLLAPNSIATILKEWKALGDLDMTVPLYDRYKQYFNYLDTGRKGTDKKEEIFAYNGGLFLPDTILDAIIIDDDLLYRHTKKLSTYDFESQVDVNILGHIFEHSLNEIESVNAEIEGADFDKQKSKRKKDGVFYTPKYITKYIVDNTVGKLCTEKKLELGIIDEEYAKGRKNRQATIIIKLDQQLKDYREWLLDLTICDPACGSGAFLNQALDFLIKEHGYVDELTKQLFGGGFTFPDIENQILEHNIYGVDLNEESIEIAKLSLWLRTAQPKRKLTSLNNNIKCGNSLIESKTVAGDKAFNWKEEFPEVFAKGGFDVIIGNPPYVRAELLGDYRDYFSKNFSVFHPASDLFAYFYELGVSIINKTGSMGFISNTFDKTNAGNVLRNYLQQNISFKKYIDFTEVQIFEGATTYPVIITLNKNTLSNTNKFEYIKIPKLSQSKIIDIEFHKNVIVDQNTLSKDTWSFSSSNEAVFLKKISTFPSVRQKFGKCYYGVKTALNEAFIVDDKIVAEHIKPIFEGKEIKKWVVPAAAQQLILFKSKWTKSTYGNDISEQEALTILKKDFPQIMNHLLPFENLAKKRFDKGDFWWELRNCAYYDLFEKPKIIFPNLQNSNKFALDSEGVYINAPAVFLPNSSKTLLCILNSKVVWKFLLSICVVRSGGYIEVKPQYFEQIPIPEFKNEIEFENIADLMIDYISSFQQLESKFQKYFSSKFSLDKLSKKLQNWHLLSFADFITELNKAIKIAGQTPLTKKDEFEWLDLFEENKTKAQTLKSQIETTEKAIDKMVYELYGLSEEEIGIIENN; this comes from the coding sequence ATGTCATTATTCCAGCCTTCTGTTCTCAAAAAATATTTAAGTCAACAAAGTTCGGATCAAGTTCTGAAAGCATATAAAAAATACATCAAGTATTTCCACAATACCTCTATTCAGGAAAACATACGCAACAGTAAAGAGGAACAATTCCAGGAGGGATTTATGCGGGAATTATTTGTGGATATTTTGGGATATACCCTCAACCCTAGCCCAAGATTCAACCTCACAACCGAACTCAAAAACATAAAAGGTTCCAAGAAAGTAGATGGTGCCATCCTGAAAGACGGAAATGCATTGGCAGTTATTGAACTCAAAGGAACCAATACCAAAGATCTCGAAAGCATTCGCCAACAAGCATTTGATTACAAAGCCAACCAAACAGGTTGTATCTATGTCATTACATCCAATTTCGAGAAGTTAAGGTTATACATCAACAATGCCGTGGACTATGAAGAATTCAATCTCTTTACATTAACTCATGTTGAATTTGAAATATTCTACCTCTGTCTGGCCAAAGACAATATTCTTTCAAACAAACCGCTGAGTATAAAAGAAGCATCAATTGTAGAAGAGGAAAATATTACCAAAAAATTCTATGCCGATTATTCGCTCTTCAAACGCGAATTATATAGGGATTTAGTAAAACAAAACAGGAATAATGTGATGTTAATGGAGTTACCGGAGAAGACTTCTAAACTAATGCTTTTTAAAAAGTCACAAAAACTCATCGACCGTTTTCTTTTTATTCTCTTTGCCGAAGACCGTGGATTACTTGCGCCAAACTCTATCGCTACTATATTAAAAGAGTGGAAAGCATTGGGAGACTTGGATATGACTGTTCCTTTATATGATCGCTACAAACAATATTTCAATTATCTCGATACCGGTCGCAAAGGCACCGACAAAAAAGAAGAAATTTTTGCCTACAACGGCGGACTTTTTCTACCTGATACTATTTTGGACGCCATTATCATAGACGATGATCTACTCTATCGTCATACCAAAAAATTATCGACTTACGATTTTGAAAGCCAAGTTGACGTGAATATTTTGGGACACATTTTCGAGCATTCCCTAAACGAAATAGAAAGTGTCAATGCAGAGATTGAAGGCGCTGATTTCGACAAACAAAAATCCAAACGCAAGAAAGACGGTGTTTTCTATACCCCGAAATACATTACCAAATACATCGTAGATAACACCGTTGGTAAATTGTGTACAGAGAAAAAACTAGAACTCGGCATTATAGACGAGGAATATGCCAAGGGACGAAAAAACCGTCAGGCAACCATCATTATAAAACTGGATCAGCAGCTCAAGGACTACCGCGAATGGCTTTTAGACCTTACTATTTGTGACCCTGCTTGCGGCTCTGGTGCGTTCCTGAATCAAGCATTGGATTTCCTGATAAAAGAACACGGTTATGTAGATGAACTTACTAAACAACTTTTTGGTGGTGGATTCACCTTTCCGGATATCGAAAACCAAATCTTAGAACATAATATATACGGTGTAGATCTTAATGAGGAAAGTATAGAGATCGCGAAACTCTCTTTGTGGCTACGCACTGCCCAACCCAAACGAAAACTCACCAGCCTGAACAACAACATCAAGTGTGGCAACTCGCTGATTGAAAGCAAAACCGTTGCTGGCGACAAAGCCTTTAACTGGAAAGAAGAATTCCCTGAAGTATTTGCCAAAGGTGGTTTTGATGTGATTATTGGTAATCCGCCTTATGTCAGAGCGGAACTTTTAGGAGATTACAGAGATTATTTTAGTAAAAACTTTAGTGTGTTTCATCCTGCAAGTGATTTGTTTGCTTATTTCTATGAATTGGGTGTTTCCATTATAAATAAAACGGGAAGTATGGGATTCATTTCAAATACATTTGATAAAACTAATGCAGGGAATGTTTTAAGAAATTATCTCCAACAAAATATTTCGTTCAAAAAATATATCGATTTTACAGAAGTACAAATATTTGAAGGAGCAACAACTTATCCTGTAATTATAACTCTAAATAAAAATACTTTATCGAATACTAATAAATTTGAATATATAAAAATTCCAAAGTTAAGTCAGTCAAAAATAATTGATATTGAATTTCATAAAAATGTAATTGTAGATCAAAATACGCTTTCAAAGGATACTTGGTCTTTTTCTTCTTCAAATGAAGCTGTATTCTTAAAAAAAATATCAACTTTCCCATCTGTAAGACAAAAATTTGGGAAGTGTTATTACGGTGTTAAAACTGCTCTTAATGAAGCATTCATAGTAGATGACAAAATAGTTGCAGAACATATAAAACCTATTTTCGAAGGGAAAGAAATAAAAAAGTGGGTAGTTCCTGCTGCTGCACAACAATTGATTCTGTTTAAAAGTAAATGGACAAAATCAACCTACGGAAATGATATTTCTGAACAAGAAGCTTTGACGATTTTAAAAAAAGATTTTCCTCAAATTATGAATCATCTTTTACCTTTTGAAAATTTGGCAAAAAAACGATTCGATAAAGGAGATTTTTGGTGGGAATTGAGAAATTGCGCCTATTACGATTTATTTGAAAAACCAAAGATTATATTTCCGAACCTTCAAAATTCAAACAAATTTGCTTTAGACTCAGAAGGTGTTTACATAAATGCTCCAGCAGTATTTTTACCTAATTCAAGTAAAACACTTTTATGTATTTTAAACTCAAAAGTTGTATGGAAATTTCTATTGTCTATTTGTGTAGTTCGAAGTGGTGGCTACATTGAAGTGAAACCACAATATTTTGAACAAATCCCAATACCTGAATTTAAAAACGAAATTGAATTTGAAAATATAGCTGATTTAATGATTGATTATATCTCATCTTTTCAACAGTTAGAATCTAAATTTCAAAAATACTTTTCTTCAAAGTTTTCTTTGGACAAACTCTCAAAAAAACTCCAAAACTGGCACCTATTATCCTTTGCTGATTTCATTACAGAACTCAACAAAGCCATTAAAATAGCTGGACAAACGCCACTCACCAAAAAAGACGAGTTCGAATGGTTGGATCTATTTGAAGAAAACAAAACCAAAGCCCAAACCCTAAAATCACAAATAGAAACCACTGAAAAAGCAATTGATAAAATGGTGTATGAGTTGTATGGGTTGAGTGAGGAAGAAATTGGGATAATAGAAAATAATTAG